The following are encoded in a window of Oncorhynchus mykiss isolate Arlee chromosome 31, USDA_OmykA_1.1, whole genome shotgun sequence genomic DNA:
- the LOC110505044 gene encoding solute carrier family 43 member 3, with amino-acid sequence MLGCEGGAGLRRWLTLVTGLLECLCFAGAVFGWASLVFVLKTEGYFSYLCVNIPGVNGMQFLDCSGQDEQFSLIFTIASFMTNFLLLPNGFLFDRFGIMAVRLLGISLYTTGALLVAFSSSALSSLLFPALSFIAVGGILFLVTNMQIGNLFGSARSTVITLYNGAFDSSSALFLIIKLLFEVGISLRASFLFLAACGIIHLARTFLLLPRTHIPYPLPEGYTYGMKSRGQAKTFSSEQAAANGNMQRDDVTEEMPFNKESAEKVATFWECFLSKFFLWHLVWLSVMQLRHYLFIGTLNPMLQRLTQGEPSLVSTYTNAFAVTQLCGVLSAPWNGLIMDRHKGKPRTPGVSEKEADLRASVLSLTLTALQCVLFSICASTPFLPLQYLTFILQVLNRSFLYGGHAAFISIVFPPCHFGKLYGMAMALSSVVSLLQYPCFILVKGVLGGDPLYVNIALTLLSMLAFIHPLCVYLHCRGLAARRGKPKDSPSS; translated from the exons ATGCTCGGGTGTGAGGGAGGGGCAGGGCTGCGGAGGTGGCTGACCCTGGTCACAGGGCTGCTGGAGTGCCTTTGTTTTGCTGGGGCCGTGTTCGGCTGGGCCTCCCTGGTGTTCGTCCTGAAGACAGAAGGCTACTTCAGCTACCTGTGTGTCAACATCCCCGGGGTCAATGGAATGCAATTCCTAG ACTGCAGTGGTCAGGATGAACAGTTCTCCCTCATCTTCACCATCGCTTCCTTCATGACCAACTTTCTACTGCTGCCCAATGGCTTCCTGTTCGACCGTTTCGGCATCATGGCAGTCAGGCTGCTGGGAAT ATCACTGTACACCACTGGTGCCTTGCTTGTGGCCTTTTCAAGTTCAG ctctctcctctctcctcttcccggCCCTGTCCTTCATCGCTGTGGGAGGCATCTTGTTTCTGGTCACCAACATGCAG ATAGGCAACCTGTTTGGTTCCGCTCGCTCCACCGTCATCACCCTTTACAATGGTGCCTTCGACTCCTCCTccgccctcttcctcatcatcaaG CTGCTATTTGAGGTTGGGATCTCTCTACGTGCCTCTTTCCTCTTCCTGGCTGCGTGTGGCATCATCCACCTGGCCAGGACCTTCCTCCTTCTACCCAGAACACACATCCCCTACCCCCTCCCTGAGGGCTACACCTACGG AATGAAGAGCCGTGGCCAGGCCAAGACCTTCAGCTCAGAACAGGCAGCAGCCAACGGCAACATGCAGAGGGATGATGTCACGGAGGAAATGCCTTTTAACAAGGAGAGCGCAGAGAAAG TGGCTACTTTCTGGGAGTGTTTCCTGTCCAAGTTCTTCCTCTGGCACCTGGTGTGGCTTTCTGTCATGCAGCTGAGGCACTACCTGTTCATCGGCACCCTCAACCCCATGCTGCAGAGACTGACCCAGGGAGAACCCTCTCTGG TGAGCACGTACACCAATGCGTTTGCTGTGACCCAGCTGTGTGGGGTGCTGTCTGCCCCCTGGAACGGCCTCATCATGGACCGACACAAGGGCAAGCCCAGGACCCCCG gagtgagTGAGAAGGAGGCAGACCTGCGTGCGTCGGTGCTCTCCCTGACCCTGACGGCGCTGCAGTGTGTCCTGTTCTCCATCTGTGCCTccacccccttcctccccctccagtACCTCACCTTCATCCTGCAGGTCCTCAACCGATCCTTCCTCTACGGAGGCCATGCAGCCTTCATCAGCATtgt ttttcCTCCCTGTCACTTTGGGAAGCTGTATGGTATGGCCATGGCTCTGTCTTCAGTGGTTTCTCTGCTGCAGTACCCCTGCTTTATCCTGGTCAAAGGAGTGCTGGGAGGAGACCCACTATAC GTGAACATAGCTCTGACGTTACTCAGCATGCTGGCCTTCATCCatcctctctgtgtctatctgcaTTGTCGTGGCCTGGCTGCCCGGAGGGGTAAACCCAAGGACTCACCTTCCTCTTAG
- the LOC110505045 gene encoding smoothelin-like protein 2 — translation MAVANGGSIKQKVLSWCQNKTRKYEGVSIENFSSSWCDGLAFCALIHRFFPDAFDFSALSSSEREKNFTLAFNTAETMADCCPLLEVGDMILMGNSPDPMCVFTYVQALCHHLSKIEKERKDKEEEERKSEKMKDEEVETTAEKKEEESEEPGKIDGQQEEGDEGRENEVKDGKENESEESSAVEREQEGREVRGLIEAQA, via the exons ATGGCTGTGGCAAACGGGGGGTCAATCAAACAGAAAGTGCTTTCCTGGTGTCAAAACAAAACACGCAAATACGAG GGTGTTTCCATAGAGAACTTCTCATCATCGTGGTGTGATGGGCTGGCGTTCTGTGCACTCATCCATCGCTTCTTCCCGGACGCTTTCGACTTCTCAGCCCTGAGCTcatctgagagagagaagaattTCACCCTGGCCTTCAATACAGCAGA gacCATGGCTGACTGCTGCCCCCTGTTGGAGGTTGGTGATATGATCCTGATGGGGAACAGCCCGGACCCTATGTGTGTGTTCACCTATGTCCAGGCACTCTGCCATCACCTCTCCAaaatagagaaggagaggaaggacaaggaggaagaggagaggaagagtgaaaAGATGAAAGACGAAGAGGTAGAAACCACTgcagagaagaaagaggaggagagtgaggaacCTGGGAAGATAGATGGTCAacaagaggagggagatgagggaagggAGAACGAAGTAAAAGATGGGAAAGAGAACGAGAGTGAGGAGAGCtcagcggtagagagagagcaagagggaagaGAAGTTAGAGGGTTAATTGAAGCACAGGCTTAA
- the LOC110505047 gene encoding zinc finger protein 316, translated as MSTKMQAHLSLQTQLASIMDVLARAAVVEISQLFSESSADLHLEISRSYKDNEALKMKMKGMKSELFSLRLQRASTPRGSRFSFGRTLCKPRAKLTDKTSERHAAVNNRDDASITIGEKESPSTVKKECAVVESPDVILIKEEEGAEDDFGGCWPDAGQDNIDGETITMATPQLEHASQRLGHDEGPYSMSAHSRGEGALCSVSSTENYPFFRTPEQPQRLPSHSGLLPDHTVNHQIQLNTHSIGGPLPGSPPMRRVQSDRGGQPTGDAGGRGLKIVEVASLENTPKTPTTTLATGGATVRRPGLVNQFQRHHIPHGTKPLLCSDCGKRFSRRLDLIRHRAVHTGETPVICNLCGNSFVNKTTLRVHMRIHTGEKPYMCSLCGKGFTQKGSLTIHLRTHSGEKPYSCSHCGASFNNHSNLRRHMVTHLEQAGTLTL; from the exons ATGTCAACAAAAATGCAGGCTCATTTGTCTTTACAGACCCAACTCGCTTCCATAATGGACGTGCTTGCTAGAGCGGCCGTTGTCGAGATCAGTCAACTCTTTTCCGAGAGCTCGGCTGATTTACACTTGGAGATTTCTCGCAGCTACAAAGACAACGAAGCGCTGAAGATGAAGATGAAAGGGATGAAGAGCGAGCTTTTCTCCCTGCGGCTACAACGGGCGAGTACACCGCGGGGCAGTCGTTTTTCTTTTGGCAGAACTTTGTGCAAGCCTCGGGCAAAACTCACAG ATAAGACATCTGAGCGCCACGCGGCTGTTAACAACAGGGATGACGCTTCTATTACAATAGGGGAAAAGGAGAGTCCATCCACAGTCAAAAAAGAG TGTGCAGTTGTGGAGAGTCCAGATGTCATCTTgataaaggaggaggagggagctgAGGATGACTTTGGAGGTTGTTGGCCAGATGCag GTCAAGACAATATTGATGGTGAGACTATTACTATGGCGACTCCACAGCTGGAACATGCCAGCCAGAGACTAGGTCACGATGAAGGGCCTTACAGCATGAGCGCTCATAGTCGAGGTGAAGGAGCTCTGTGCAGCGTGAGCAGTACTGAGAACTACCCTTTCTTCAGAACCCCAGAACAGCCCCAGAGATTGCCCTCACACTCTGGTCTGCTGCCGGACCACACAGTCAATCATCAGATACAGCTGAACACTCATTCTATTGGGGGACCACTGCCAGGCAGCCCTCCAATGAGGAGGGTGCAAAGTGACAGAGGGGGTCAGCCGACAGGGGATGCAGGAGGACGGGGTCTGAAAATCGTTGAGGTAGCTTCCCTAGAAAACACCCCAAAGACCCCAACAACAACCTTGGCAACAGGGGGTGCGACTGTGAGGCGCCCTGGTCTTGTAAACCAGTTCCAGCGCCACCACATACCCCACGGTACCAAGCCGTTGCTCTGTAGCGACTGTGGGAAGCGCTTCTCTCGCCGGCTTGACTTGATCCGCCACCGGGCGGTCCACACAGGAGAGACGCCTGTCATATGCAACCTGTGCGGGAACTCGTTTGTCAACAAGACAACTCTGAGGGTCCATATGCGcatccacacaggggagaaaccgtaCATGTGTTCCCTGTGTGGGAAGGGCTTCACCCAGAAAGGCAGTCTGACCATCCACCTGAGGACCCACTCtggggagaaaccctacagctgctCCCACTGTGGCGCCTCGTTCAACAACCACAGCAACCTGCGCAGACACATGGTCACACACCTAGAGCAAGCAGGGACGCTGACACtctga